The proteins below come from a single Bacteroidia bacterium genomic window:
- a CDS encoding universal stress protein, with translation METILCPTDFSPIAENAIRFALEFNRTIGAEIVLLHTYIVPVTTAEVVVPVDFELVKELENDLNRLRDTLKEEFPGMSIQTKVTTCFSDISSEISRMAKTLDSELVIMGTKGASGLQELLIGSNAGNTIESLDIPVLTIPAHAKFKGIQKIVFATNFERHDHENVEGAAFLAQFFHAELILLHITPDLDKEPFKYNEVNQFTESIKKSSGYQSIRSRIVENSDVTEGIIHYTEEINADMIGMTVRTRGFFDRLFERSHTKQMAFHSHIPLLSFHHSK, from the coding sequence ATGGAAACTATACTTTGTCCAACCGATTTTTCACCAATAGCAGAAAATGCTATTCGCTTTGCATTGGAATTTAACAGGACTATTGGGGCTGAAATTGTACTATTACACACTTACATTGTACCTGTTACCACAGCAGAAGTGGTTGTACCGGTAGATTTTGAACTGGTAAAGGAGCTTGAAAATGACCTTAACCGCTTAAGAGACACGTTAAAGGAAGAATTTCCGGGAATGAGTATTCAAACCAAGGTAACCACCTGCTTTTCCGATATTAGTAGTGAAATAAGCCGAATGGCAAAAACTCTGGATTCGGAGTTAGTCATAATGGGTACCAAGGGAGCATCCGGATTACAGGAATTGCTAATAGGAAGCAATGCAGGAAACACGATTGAAAGTTTAGATATTCCTGTACTAACCATTCCTGCACATGCCAAATTTAAAGGCATTCAAAAAATAGTTTTTGCCACTAACTTTGAAAGACACGACCATGAAAATGTAGAAGGAGCGGCATTTCTAGCACAATTTTTTCATGCCGAACTTATATTACTTCACATTACTCCCGACTTAGACAAGGAACCATTCAAATACAACGAGGTGAATCAATTTACCGAAAGTATTAAGAAAAGTTCCGGTTACCAATCAATACGGTCCAGAATAGTAGAGAATTCGGATGTGACCGAAGGAATTATCCATTACACAGAAGAAATTAATGCTGATATGATAGGAATGACTGTTCGGACCAGAGGTTTTTTTGATCGACTATTTGAACGAAGCCATACCAAACAAATGGCTTTTCATTCCCATATCCCACTTTTATCATTTCACCACTCAAAATAA
- a CDS encoding universal stress protein has protein sequence MKTLLAPTDFSESGNNAVKYAAHLAHSIKGKLIILHVGQIEGNTPEIPQMILSWEAVEKVARDKMHSLRDDIHRELGALEIECRYRLGSTTDEILYKSKKEHADLIVVGMNGHTELLDRIIGSVATELGRKSEKPVLIIPVHSEFHPYEKIVLGTDLSSISNQETLKPLKTLARFFESKIFVLNVRKSLEETPTESEVTGSIEVDQFLDGVKHVRDFKEATEIEEGIQSYAKEHKAELICLIAHHHSFWYRLTHETHTKKMMFQTEIPTLILH, from the coding sequence ATGAAAACCCTTTTAGCCCCAACTGACTTTTCCGAATCAGGAAATAATGCAGTTAAGTATGCCGCTCATCTTGCCCATTCCATAAAAGGCAAGCTTATTATTTTACATGTAGGACAAATTGAAGGGAACACCCCTGAGATTCCCCAAATGATTCTATCATGGGAAGCCGTTGAAAAGGTTGCCCGCGATAAAATGCACTCTTTAAGAGACGATATTCACCGAGAATTAGGAGCATTAGAAATTGAATGTCGGTATAGGTTAGGGAGTACGACTGATGAAATTTTATACAAGTCTAAAAAGGAACATGCCGATTTAATTGTAGTTGGCATGAATGGGCATACCGAACTTCTAGATAGAATTATTGGAAGTGTAGCAACCGAGCTTGGCAGAAAATCAGAGAAACCGGTACTAATTATTCCGGTCCATTCCGAGTTTCATCCTTATGAAAAAATAGTTCTGGGCACTGACCTTTCCTCGATTTCGAATCAGGAAACCTTAAAACCATTAAAAACCTTGGCTCGATTTTTTGAATCCAAGATATTTGTATTAAATGTTCGAAAAAGTTTGGAAGAAACCCCAACAGAATCAGAAGTTACAGGAAGCATTGAGGTAGATCAATTTTTAGATGGAGTGAAACATGTTAGGGATTTCAAGGAAGCAACGGAGATCGAAGAAGGAATACAATCCTATGCCAAAGAACATAAAGCCGAACTAATTTGTTTAATAGCACATCACCATTCCTTTTGGTATAGGCTTACCCATGAAACACATACCAAAAAAATGATGTTCCAAACTGAAATTCCAACTCTTATTTTACATTAA
- a CDS encoding response regulator, whose product MKKILLIEDNNEVRENTAEILELANYTVLTAANGKLGVELAQSELPDLIVCDIMMPVLDGYGVLHLLSKNQKTAAIPFIFLTAKAERTELRKGMEMGADDYITKPFDDIELLNAIESRLRKSSMMKSEFPKNPQGINAFIDSAKSIADLKNISNIEKASKVYTKKETVYKEDGYPKGIFYLAKGKVKTFRTHELGKEFITGLYKEGDFFGYLALMEEQQYQDTAVAIDESEIWFIPKDDFFSLLYKNAEVSKTFIRLLSDNLAEKEKQLVNLAYNSVRKKVAEALVTLHNRYKKDESLHFSMNISRDDLANISGTATETTIRTLSDFKEEGLISISGGTIEIRNLEKLIKMRN is encoded by the coding sequence ATGAAGAAGATCCTATTAATAGAAGACAATAACGAGGTTAGAGAAAATACGGCTGAGATTTTAGAATTAGCGAATTATACGGTGCTTACTGCAGCCAATGGAAAATTGGGGGTAGAATTAGCCCAAAGTGAACTTCCGGATTTGATTGTTTGTGATATTATGATGCCTGTACTTGATGGTTATGGCGTGTTACATCTACTTTCCAAAAATCAGAAAACTGCGGCAATTCCATTTATCTTCTTAACTGCCAAGGCCGAGCGGACCGAATTAAGGAAAGGGATGGAAATGGGAGCAGACGATTACATTACCAAGCCATTTGATGACATTGAATTATTGAATGCTATTGAGAGCAGGCTTAGGAAATCATCCATGATGAAAAGCGAATTTCCTAAAAACCCACAAGGCATTAATGCATTTATAGATTCGGCCAAATCGATTGCTGATTTAAAGAACATTTCCAACATTGAAAAGGCATCCAAAGTATACACCAAGAAAGAAACCGTTTATAAGGAAGATGGATATCCCAAAGGAATTTTCTATTTGGCCAAAGGAAAAGTAAAAACATTTCGCACCCACGAATTGGGCAAGGAATTCATTACAGGGTTGTATAAAGAGGGCGACTTTTTTGGATATTTGGCCTTGATGGAAGAGCAGCAATACCAGGATACTGCTGTTGCAATTGATGAAAGTGAGATTTGGTTTATTCCCAAGGATGATTTCTTTTCCTTACTTTATAAAAATGCCGAGGTTTCGAAAACATTTATTCGGCTATTATCGGACAATTTAGCAGAAAAGGAAAAGCAATTGGTTAATCTGGCCTACAATTCTGTAAGAAAAAAAGTGGCTGAGGCATTGGTAACCTTGCATAATAGATATAAAAAGGATGAATCACTTCATTTTTCAATGAATATTTCGAGGGATGATTTAGCTAATATTTCAGGAACTGCAACAGAAACAACCATTCGCACCTTAAGTGATTTCAAGGAAGAAGGATTAATTTCTATCAGTGGTGGAACCATTGAAATCAGAAATCTTGAAAAGCTCATAAAAATGCGAAACTGA
- a CDS encoding PAS domain-containing sensor histidine kinase has product MDSKEGVEALFLFATEGILIVDSEGKITEANPSAERLFAYDSGELIGQKIEILVPHRFVGSHHASREKFTHNPHARSMGVGMDLYGMKKNGIEFPVEISLSPFSNAKGRYVIAFIIDISRRKNAEEKLKNYSAELEKQVRNRTMILEEAIQELEKTKSELYNALEKEKELNELKSRFVSMASHEFRTPLATILSSLSLVKQYGDLDEKEKQLKHINRIKTSINDLTDILNDFLSVSKLEEGRIECHLEYFDIQNYIPETLKELQGICKEGQFIDYKHQGESLAYLDKKLLKNILLNLVSNAIKFSPNGKAIEVYTEVSPSKCILKVTDYGIGIPKQDQKHLFQRFFRGHNVNHIQGTGLGLNIISKYAELLKGSVTFKSVENQGTTFTITFPQ; this is encoded by the coding sequence ATGGATAGCAAGGAGGGGGTGGAAGCCCTTTTTCTTTTCGCAACGGAAGGAATACTTATAGTTGACAGCGAAGGTAAAATAACAGAAGCAAACCCTAGCGCAGAGCGGTTATTTGCATACGATTCGGGAGAATTAATCGGACAGAAGATTGAAATTCTGGTACCACATCGATTTGTAGGCAGCCATCATGCATCGCGAGAAAAATTCACTCACAACCCACATGCCCGATCGATGGGAGTTGGAATGGATTTATATGGGATGAAAAAAAACGGGATAGAATTTCCTGTTGAAATCAGTTTGAGTCCATTTAGTAATGCGAAGGGTAGGTATGTAATTGCCTTTATCATTGATATATCGAGAAGGAAGAATGCAGAAGAGAAACTCAAGAATTATTCAGCGGAGTTAGAGAAGCAAGTTAGGAATAGGACAATGATTTTGGAGGAGGCAATACAGGAGCTGGAAAAAACAAAATCGGAGTTATACAATGCCTTAGAAAAGGAAAAAGAGCTGAATGAATTAAAATCCAGGTTTGTTTCGATGGCGTCGCATGAGTTTAGAACCCCGTTAGCCACCATTTTATCAAGTTTATCCTTAGTTAAGCAATATGGAGATTTAGATGAAAAGGAAAAGCAGTTAAAACATATTAATCGGATAAAAACATCCATCAATGATTTAACGGACATTTTGAATGATTTTCTATCAGTTAGCAAATTAGAAGAAGGCCGAATAGAGTGTCATTTAGAGTATTTTGACATACAGAATTACATACCAGAAACCTTGAAAGAGCTTCAAGGAATTTGCAAGGAAGGACAATTTATAGACTATAAGCACCAGGGAGAAAGCTTAGCCTATTTGGACAAGAAGTTACTGAAAAACATATTGCTTAATTTAGTTTCCAATGCCATCAAATTTTCGCCAAATGGCAAAGCTATTGAGGTATATACAGAGGTAAGTCCATCTAAATGTATATTAAAAGTTACCGATTATGGAATCGGGATTCCCAAGCAGGATCAGAAGCATCTATTCCAACGATTTTTCAGAGGACATAATGTTAACCATATACAAGGGACAGGATTGGGGTTAAACATCATTTCAAAATATGCAGAACTTTTGAAGGGAAGTGTTACCTTTAAGAGTGTAGAAAACCAGGGAACCACCTTTACTATTACTTTTCCACAATGA
- a CDS encoding heavy metal translocating P-type ATPase metal-binding domain-containing protein, producing the protein MESYTVSPPELKVHTCYHCGESCKDEIIEFDQKEFCCEGCQLVYDLLRENELCTYYNLNQAPGSTQKQKNLALKFEYLDDQQVYDRLIRFKNESQTHVVFFIPKMHCSSCIWLLENLHRLNPGVISSKVNFVRKEVTIVFNSSQIKMSELVALMANIGYEPLINLNDLEKNAEKNETRTRVIKIGLAGFCFGNIMMLSFPEYFSSGNFLEQENLKYFFGYLNLFLSLPVFFYSSSEFFVSAWKGLKYKYINIDAPVALAILVTFVRSVFEIISQTGAGYLDSMSGIVFFMLIGRYFQNKTYETMSFERDYKSYFPIGVSVLNKDGSESNVPVSSLKKGDKILIRNNELIPADAILLSPSTHIDYSFITGESDPIKKVVGELVYAGGKQLEGAVRLEILNPTSQSYLTQLWNQDSKSENEQIQKTYIDRINKYFTLSVLAVSVLSAIFWAFFDPAKSLNAFTAVLIVACPCGLLLTNTFASGNVLRLFGRRKFYLKNAPVIEKLSRIDTIIFDKTGTITHGSSISFEGPTLGSNEINLAVSLAAQSSHPLSRKISSFFGKSTRNLLPVSDFSELPGKGLKAQVGDHYVVMGSEYFVTGNHNFSNLNSTKVFLMIDGVVKGFFKFKNAYRDGLKDLVDGLSNQFDLKVLSGDNDSEKSIVESIFGTKAEVHFNQKPEDKMRFVQALRSNGKKVLMVGDGLNDAGALKHSDVGIAVSDDTNNFSPACDAILDGSNLNKLGYFLQMAKTTKTVTISTFFFSSIYNFIGLSFAVQGTLSPVVAAILMPLSSISIVVLSTGLSTLFANILDKK; encoded by the coding sequence ATGGAATCCTATACCGTTAGTCCTCCCGAATTAAAAGTTCATACCTGCTACCATTGTGGAGAATCCTGCAAGGACGAAATCATTGAATTCGACCAAAAAGAGTTTTGTTGCGAAGGTTGCCAACTGGTTTATGACCTTCTTCGTGAAAATGAGCTGTGTACCTACTACAATCTGAATCAAGCTCCAGGCTCTACCCAAAAACAAAAAAATCTCGCACTTAAGTTCGAATACCTAGACGATCAGCAGGTCTATGACCGACTCATTCGTTTTAAAAATGAAAGCCAAACTCATGTGGTGTTTTTTATTCCTAAAATGCACTGCAGTTCTTGCATCTGGCTGTTGGAAAATCTTCATAGACTTAACCCCGGAGTGATTAGCTCCAAAGTGAATTTTGTAAGAAAGGAAGTAACCATCGTCTTTAATAGTTCTCAAATTAAGATGTCGGAATTGGTGGCTCTTATGGCTAATATTGGCTATGAACCACTGATAAACCTAAATGACCTGGAAAAAAATGCTGAAAAGAATGAAACCAGAACCCGGGTCATCAAAATTGGATTAGCCGGCTTCTGTTTCGGAAATATTATGATGCTTAGCTTCCCTGAATATTTTTCTTCAGGAAATTTTTTGGAACAAGAAAATCTGAAGTATTTCTTCGGCTATCTGAATTTATTCCTCTCTCTTCCCGTTTTTTTCTATTCCTCCTCTGAGTTTTTTGTCTCTGCCTGGAAGGGCCTGAAATACAAATACATCAACATCGATGCTCCCGTAGCACTTGCTATACTCGTTACCTTTGTTCGAAGCGTTTTTGAAATCATTAGCCAAACCGGTGCAGGTTATCTGGATTCTATGTCAGGAATCGTGTTTTTTATGCTTATTGGCCGCTATTTTCAAAATAAAACCTATGAAACTATGTCGTTCGAAAGGGATTATAAATCCTATTTCCCAATCGGTGTCTCTGTACTGAATAAAGATGGAAGCGAATCAAATGTTCCGGTTTCTTCCTTGAAAAAAGGGGATAAAATTCTTATTCGGAACAATGAATTAATTCCTGCCGACGCCATTTTACTCAGCCCATCCACTCACATCGATTATAGCTTTATTACCGGTGAATCGGATCCCATCAAAAAAGTGGTTGGTGAATTGGTTTATGCAGGAGGTAAACAACTCGAAGGTGCCGTGCGCCTCGAAATCCTAAATCCAACTTCCCAAAGCTATTTAACACAATTGTGGAACCAGGATTCTAAATCAGAAAATGAACAAATTCAAAAAACCTACATCGATCGTATCAATAAATATTTCACCTTGTCGGTGTTGGCAGTTTCTGTTTTGTCCGCCATCTTCTGGGCATTCTTTGACCCGGCTAAATCGCTCAATGCCTTTACCGCCGTCCTTATCGTTGCCTGTCCTTGTGGCCTCCTTCTTACCAATACCTTTGCCAGCGGAAATGTATTACGCCTGTTCGGACGCAGAAAGTTCTATCTAAAAAATGCCCCTGTCATTGAAAAATTGTCCCGAATAGATACCATTATTTTTGATAAAACCGGCACCATCACTCACGGCTCCAGTATTTCTTTCGAAGGCCCAACCTTAGGCTCCAATGAAATTAATTTGGCTGTTTCCCTGGCCGCTCAATCCTCTCACCCGCTAAGCCGCAAAATCAGCAGCTTTTTCGGAAAAAGTACAAGGAATTTGCTGCCGGTTAGCGACTTTTCTGAACTGCCCGGAAAAGGCTTAAAAGCTCAGGTGGGAGATCACTATGTGGTTATGGGCTCTGAATACTTTGTCACCGGAAATCATAATTTTTCCAACCTGAATTCTACCAAAGTTTTTCTAATGATTGATGGGGTGGTAAAAGGTTTTTTCAAATTTAAAAATGCCTACCGCGATGGACTAAAAGATTTGGTTGACGGGCTTAGTAACCAGTTTGATTTAAAGGTTTTATCGGGCGATAACGATTCGGAGAAATCAATTGTGGAATCCATTTTTGGTACAAAAGCCGAAGTTCATTTTAACCAAAAACCCGAAGACAAAATGCGCTTTGTTCAAGCTCTCCGTTCCAATGGCAAAAAAGTGTTGATGGTTGGAGATGGTTTAAATGATGCCGGAGCACTCAAACACAGCGATGTAGGAATTGCAGTTTCCGATGATACCAATAATTTTTCTCCGGCTTGCGATGCCATTTTGGATGGGTCTAATTTGAATAAGTTGGGTTACTTTCTTCAAATGGCAAAAACGACTAAAACGGTAACTATTTCTACCTTTTTCTTTTCTTCTATCTATAATTTTATTGGTCTTTCTTTCGCCGTTCAAGGCACACTTTCTCCGGTAGTTGCAGCTATTTTAATGCCTCTAAGTTCTATTTCTATCGTTGTACTTTCTACGGGTTTAAGTACTTTGTTTGCTAACATCCTCGATAAAAAGTAG
- the porV gene encoding type IX secretion system outer membrane channel protein PorV, translated as MREFKKIFTICLLTSVSGIQAFGQGQNSLNDQKAELNTITTAVPFLMISPDARAGAMGDCGVATSADIHFMHWNPSKLAFLEKPYGFAIDYTPWLRALVPDINLGYVTGYMKFGKKMDQGIGVSLRYFSLGDITFTDFSGNNIGQYRPNEFAVDLNYARKLSNNFSGSIALRYINSNLTGGYSVGGTGSVGRAVAADLAFFYQSNKIKLGSKNGIVTAGLNLSNIGSKISYSNSKLQRDFLPQNLRLGAGLKIFLDDHNSVGLYVDINKLLVPTPPVYKVDSAGNILEDANGNKIIEKGKDPNVGPVGGLFQSFGDAPFGFKEELAEYNISGGIEYWYNNLFSLRGGYFNESKWKGFRKYFTIGIGFKYSVFGLDFAYLIPSTQGVRNPLENTLRFTLSFDFNKASTKAEGAETN; from the coding sequence ATGAGAGAATTTAAAAAAATTTTTACAATCTGCCTATTAACTTCGGTTAGTGGCATTCAGGCTTTTGGCCAAGGTCAAAATAGTTTAAATGACCAAAAAGCCGAATTAAACACTATTACAACAGCCGTTCCATTTTTGATGATATCGCCGGATGCCAGAGCCGGAGCAATGGGAGATTGTGGTGTAGCTACCTCTGCTGACATCCATTTTATGCATTGGAACCCGTCAAAACTTGCCTTTTTAGAAAAGCCTTATGGTTTTGCCATTGATTATACTCCCTGGTTAAGGGCTCTTGTACCGGATATTAACCTAGGATACGTTACCGGATATATGAAATTCGGTAAAAAAATGGATCAAGGTATTGGAGTTTCGCTTCGGTATTTTAGTTTAGGTGATATCACTTTTACTGATTTTTCCGGAAACAACATTGGCCAATATCGTCCGAATGAATTTGCAGTAGATTTAAACTATGCCCGTAAGTTATCCAATAATTTTTCAGGATCTATTGCTTTGCGATACATTAATTCCAATTTAACCGGTGGATATTCAGTTGGAGGAACAGGTTCGGTTGGTAGGGCTGTAGCAGCGGATTTGGCCTTCTTTTACCAATCCAATAAAATTAAATTAGGATCCAAAAACGGGATAGTAACTGCCGGATTAAACCTTTCCAACATTGGTTCTAAAATTTCGTACAGCAATTCCAAACTACAGCGTGATTTTCTGCCACAGAATTTACGTTTAGGTGCCGGATTAAAGATCTTTTTAGACGACCATAATTCGGTTGGATTGTATGTAGACATTAACAAATTATTGGTTCCAACACCACCGGTTTACAAAGTTGATTCGGCCGGAAACATTTTAGAGGATGCCAATGGAAATAAAATAATTGAGAAAGGAAAAGATCCGAATGTTGGACCGGTAGGTGGATTATTTCAATCGTTTGGTGATGCACCTTTTGGATTTAAGGAAGAATTAGCGGAATATAATATTTCAGGAGGCATTGAGTATTGGTATAACAATTTATTCTCCTTAAGAGGCGGATATTTCAATGAATCCAAATGGAAAGGTTTCAGGAAGTATTTTACCATTGGAATAGGATTCAAGTACAGTGTATTTGGATTGGATTTTGCGTATTTAATTCCATCGACCCAAGGTGTAAGGAATCCATTGGAAAACACTTTGAGATTCACCTTATCGTTTGACTTTAACAAAGCCAGTACAAAAGCAGAAGGTGCTGAAACCAACTAA
- a CDS encoding BtrH N-terminal domain-containing protein, translated as MISNYIHKQAAHCESGTISNLLRYHGLDISEPMAFGIGSGIFFAHMPFLKMNGIPGTTYRVLPGLISKRLTSRLGISFHTQSFGSNKQKAMDELDRVLDKGFPVGMLTSVYYLPYLPKAFRFHFNAHNLLVFGKSNGEYQVSDPVMDYVTTISAKDLERARFPKGVLAPNGKMYYPTKVPTDIDFIPAIKKAIRWTGFENTMTPPVLPFFGSQAISYLAKKVKNYPTSLDERKAVLFLGNIVRMQEEIGTGGAGFRFMYAAFLQQASKRLNNQELSVLAKELTQIGDQWRAFAFSAGRVCKNRQTDTENFSSLSLQLMDIGQMETAFFKKLRGLKL; from the coding sequence GTGATTTCAAATTATATACATAAGCAAGCTGCTCATTGTGAGAGCGGTACCATTAGTAACTTGTTGCGTTATCATGGTTTGGATATTTCTGAACCGATGGCGTTTGGAATAGGTTCCGGAATATTTTTTGCCCACATGCCTTTCCTCAAAATGAATGGTATTCCGGGTACAACTTACCGCGTGTTGCCGGGTTTGATTTCTAAACGGCTAACCTCCCGATTAGGAATTTCATTTCATACCCAATCCTTTGGCAGTAATAAACAAAAGGCAATGGATGAACTCGATCGGGTTTTAGATAAAGGTTTTCCGGTTGGTATGCTTACCAGTGTCTATTATTTGCCCTACCTTCCTAAAGCTTTTCGCTTTCATTTTAATGCGCATAACTTATTGGTTTTTGGTAAATCAAATGGGGAATACCAAGTAAGTGATCCGGTAATGGATTATGTTACCACGATTTCTGCTAAAGATTTGGAAAGAGCTCGATTCCCAAAAGGTGTTTTGGCTCCCAATGGCAAAATGTACTATCCTACCAAGGTTCCAACAGATATTGATTTTATTCCGGCCATTAAAAAGGCTATTCGTTGGACCGGATTTGAAAACACCATGACTCCTCCTGTTTTGCCATTCTTTGGTAGTCAGGCTATTTCTTACCTGGCTAAGAAAGTTAAGAATTATCCAACTAGTTTGGACGAAAGAAAGGCAGTGTTATTTTTAGGTAATATCGTTCGGATGCAAGAGGAGATTGGTACGGGTGGTGCCGGATTTCGGTTCATGTATGCTGCTTTTTTACAACAAGCTTCCAAACGTTTAAACAATCAAGAACTGTCTGTTTTAGCTAAGGAATTAACCCAAATTGGCGACCAATGGAGAGCCTTTGCCTTTTCCGCAGGTAGGGTTTGTAAGAACAGGCAAACAGATACAGAGAATTTTTCATCCTTATCCTTG